The Alteribacter populi genomic sequence ACGTGTCTTCCACATAGGCGCGTGGGGTACCATAATAATTATCGACGTACTTCGCCCATTCTAAAAGCTGACTATTTTTTATCATACTTTCGAACTCTTCTTTTTGTTTAAAGAAGTAGTTCACGCCGTCGACTTCTCCTTCACGAGGATTTCTTGTCGTTGCTGATACAGAATATTGAATATCTGTGTCGTGATTTCTTAACGCACCGCAGACCGTACCTTTCCCAACGCCTGATGGTCCTGAAAGAACGATAAGCAACCCTTTATCTTTTTTCATAGTTCCCTCCAACTTTACTTAATATTTCTTAGTGTTTCTTACATAGAGAGGCTACACTCACTTAATTTTAATTATCTGTATTTGACAAAACACGAAGCCACCGGATAAACCGATGGCATTGTCAAGTGTGTTTCTAATGTACAAAAAAAAATGAAAAAGGGCAACCTTTATAGAGGATGTTCAAAAAGTCCGGGAAAAATAGCTGTCGGAGAATAGGATCTCCTGCTAAATACAGCCACGTCCTGTGACAACGCAGGAATCACCCCCATCCTGGGAAAGCTCGTTAGCTTGCTTCTGCGCCACTCATGTAATAATACCATACGTTCCGTTGCTTCAAGCTGCGCTGCCTCGATCTTCGCAGGCTTATTTGTCCTCGCACGCACTTATAAGAGAATATTCTTATAAGCTCAGAAACCTAAGGTATTGAAAGCATCTACTACGAAGGACCGCTTGAACAACCTCTAATAATAATTATTCGTCTGTTACGTCATCTTTATTAAATACTCGTTGAGCCACGGTTTCTGGCTGTACTGCAGAAAGGATTACGTGGTCACTATCTGCAATGATCACCGCTCTTGTGCGTCGTCCATATGTAGCATCAATGAGCATATTCCGGTCTCTCGCATCGGTAATAATTCGTTTGATCGGCGCAGATTCTGGACTTACGATCGAAATGATTCGGTTTGCCGAAACAATATTTCCAAATCCTATATTTATTAACTTAATATCCATGGTGTTTTCCCCTAACCTATTCATAGTATTGTTTTAGCTATCTTACATTTTAAATCTTTAAAGCGGTTATCTTTCTTTAGCAAATTCTTTTTTGTTATTCAATATTTTGAACTTGTTCACGGACTTTTTCTAATTCGGCCTTTAAATCTACAACGCGCTGACTTATTTCAATATCGTTGGCTTTTGATCCAATCGTATTAAATTCTCGATTTAATTCCTGAACGAGAAAGTCCAACTTCCTGCCAACAACGCCATCACCTTTAATGATTGTAAAAAACTGTTTTAAGTGACTATCGATTCGGGTTAATTCCTCTTGAATATCAGATTTTTCACTAAAAACAGCAACCTCTGTTAAAATACGAGATTCGTCTGCTTCCAGCTTACCCGATAGAAAGTCATTCACTTTTTTCGTTAATTTTTCCTGGTATTGCTGATGAACAGCTGGTGCATAGCTGCGTAATTCATCCGTCCACTTTTGCATTAACGAAGCTCGTTCTGTTAAATCATGAAAAAGTGTTTCGCCTTCTCGCTTTCTCATTTCATGAAGCCTATTGGCTGCTTGTTCGATTGTGTTAAACAAAAGATTCTGAATCTCTTCAGTCACATCTTCTGCTTCTTCAACTGAAACGACATCTTCATGAGTTAACATGTGATCAAAAGGAAATAGTGCACTTTCCTCCTCTAAGGTATGCTTCATTTTCTCAAAGGCTTGACGATATTCTAAGAGAAGGTGCCAATCTACAGACAGTTTTCGTTTGACTAAGCTGTCTCCGCTTACAGTGACAAATACATCAACTTTTCCACGGTGGACGTAACGCCCGATGATTTTTTTCAACCGGTCTTCAACCATTAGAAATTGACGAGGCATGCGTACATTAATTTCGCAAAATCGATGATTAACACTCCTCATCTCTACTGTAACGCTAAAAGATTCGTTCTCCTCAAAGGATCGTCCATATCCTGTCATACTTACTAACATTTCTATCACATCCACTCTATTTCTATTCTAAAATATCTTAAACACCTTTTCAAATATTCGTGTGTTTTAAAGCTTTCGTGCCTTAGCGTAGAGGCTGCTGAATAAGTAGCATACGCCTACATAGCAAGAGGATAGGCTCTTTCTCATGGAGAGAATCTGCAAGGACATAACTCTTCTTTTGCTAAAATCTTTGCACTTGAATTTGAGAGTTGTATTTGAGTTCTAGAGTTATTCAGCAATCGCTAGCGTAAAAGTGCGAGCTCAAAAAGAGCCGGGTAGGTCGAGGCGGAGAAGCGAGCCAACGAGTTCCCCAGGATGGGGGGGCTCCTGTGTTCGCCACAGGACGTGAGCGGACTTTTTGATCACCCTCTAAGTGAAAATAGCAAGTGCTTCGTGGTCAACATCGAGACAACTCGAAAATTGCACGAAGCACTGTTCAGTTGATTTCCTCTCTTTTTTTATTTAATCATGAAAGAGCGTTTTCTGCCAAGTCTTTCCTTATGATGAAACAGTTGAAATCCAGCTAACGCAACTGTCGGAACTGAAGCAGAAGCTAAAATTAACAGCCAGTGGTCAATGCTTAGGTTGACGGTGTGGAAAACGGACTGTAGCGGCGGATAATAAATGACGACCAACATTAACGCAATTGACGATAAAACAGCCCCTACAAGGTACTTGTTTTCAAAAGGATTCCGGTGAAACACGGAATGCTCGCTTCTGCAGTCAAACACATGGATGAGCTGAGCCATAACGAGAGTAGCAAAGGCTACCGTTTGAGCTAACACGAGATTTTCCCCACTTGACTGATATGTCTGCCAAAAGGCAAAAAGAGTAACTGCACCGATCATAAATCCACGGCTAATGACTTTCCAACCGAGCTTTCGGGCAAAAATACTTTCGTTTGATGCACGAGGGGACCGTTTCATCACATCACTTTCTGCTTGGTCCATACCAAGAGCCATTGCCGGTAAGCCATCTGTAACAAGGTTAATCCATAAAATTTGAATCGCAACTAAAGGCAGCGGCATCCCTAACATCATCGCAAACAACATAACGAGAATTTCACCTACATTGGACGCTAGCATGTAACGAATAAACTTGCGAATGTTATCGTAAATGTTACGTCCCTCTTGAATCGCTGCTTTTATCGTTTTAAAGTTATCATCACTTAATACGAGGGAGGACGCTTCTTTTGCTACATCTGTTCCTGTTGTCCCCATCGCGATACCGATGTTTGCTGCCTTAATTGCCGGGGCATCATTAACCCCGTCCCCGGTCATTGCAACAATATGGTCGCGGGCTTGAAATGCCTTCACAATTTTTAACTTGTCCTCGGGCGTTACGCGTGCAAATACGTAAACATCATCGACAACACGACTGAGTTGTTCAACGGTGCAAGCCGCAAGTTGAGAACCGGTCATCACTTTTCCTCCAGAAGGCAGCATTCCGAGCTTTTGAGCAATGGCTTGAGCAGTTAATGCGTGATCTCCTGTAATCATCACCGTTTTGATTCCGGCCTTTTTACATTCTTCAATGGCGCCATAAACTTCCTCCCTTGGCGGATCGATCATTCCTTGGATTCCGATGAACGTCAGATTTTTCTCAGCTTCCCCTTCCGTTTCTGGTAGCTCTCCTGCTTTGAGCTCTCGAAAAGCAATAGCAATCGTTCTGAGCGCCCTTGAAGCCAATTCTTCTACGAGTGCAAACTGTTTTTCCTTTTCGTATGACCCCATCTTCGCTTTTCGCCCGTTTTGCAATAGCATATCTGTGTTCTCTAGCACGACATCCGGTGCGCCTTTCGTGACAATAAAACGCGAACCGTCTTTCTTGTTTTTCACAATGACACTCATCATTTTCCGACTCGAATCAAAAGGAAATTCTTTTTCAATTTCATAGGACTGCATTAATGAGCTTTGCGAGACACCGGCTTTTAATGCTGCAGCTAAAAGAGCTCCTTCTGTCGGATCCCCATCAAGAACATACCGCTCCGCCTCTTTCCGTTGAAGTTGAGCATTATTGCATAGTACCCCGAATGTTAATAGCTGCCATAACGGCTTTTCTTTTACCGGATCTATTTTCTTTTTTCCCAAATAAAACTCGCCGTCCGGTTGAAACCCACTTCCTGTTACTTCCCAAAGTGTTTGATCGGAATAAAGAGTTGTCACTGTCATTTCGTTTTGTGTTAAAGTTCCCGTTTTGTCTGAGCAAATGACAGTGGCACAGCCTAATGTTTCTACTGCTGGGAGCTTTCTTACAATGGCATGACGCCTAATCATTCTTTGGACACCTAATGCAAGTGCAACAGTTACGATTGCTGGTAGCCCTTCAGGAATAGCAGCGACAGCTAACGATACACCTGCAAGGAACATCGTATACACGTCATGCCCTTGAATAATCCCGAATAATACGACTAAAGAAGTTAATAAAAGGGCTGCTGCAATAAGCACCTTTCCTAACTGTTCCAATCGTCTTTGCAGCGGAGTCTCCATCGTCTCGGTCGTTTTCAGCAGGTGTGCGATTTTCCCCATTTCCGTCTTCATTCCTGCAGCAACAATCATCCCGACACCGTTTCCCTGGGTAACGAGTGTCCCCATAAAGGCCATATTTTCCTGATCACCCAAAGACAGTGACTCATGTGTATGAAGAGCTTCTGAAGACTTTCTAACTGAGAGCGATTCTCCGGTTAACGCCGATTCCTCAACGTACATACTCTCACTTTGGAGGAGGCGTAAATCTGCGCCTATACGATCACCTGCCGACATCTTCACAATATCACCGACGACAGCTTCATGGGACGGAATCCGTTTCCACTGTCCTCCTCTAAGTACTAGCATTTGTGGTGCGGATAATGCTTTTAATGATGCAAGAGACTTTTCAGCTTTGCGCTCTTGGAAGAAACCGAGAAAGCCGTTCAACAAAACGATGAACATGATCGTCATTGCATCAATGTACTCACCAAGTAAACCTGAAATGAGTGTAGCCGCTAATAATACGAGCACCATAAAGTCTTTGAACTGTGAGATGAATAAAAAGAAGAGCGGAGTTCTTTTCCCATCATCGAGCTTGTTCAGTCCGTGCTGCTTTAGGCGTATTTGCGCTTCTTCATCTTGGAGTCCGTTAGTTAAATCCGTCTCAATCTCTTGTTCTACTTGGTCGACATCCATCTGATACCACTTCATCGCTCCACCTCTTTTATCTCATGAATAAATAAGTGTTTGATTGTTTTGTGTTTGACCATCCTATTTTTCAGTAAGACAACCTTTACAAGCTATCTTTATTCAGAGAGTGAGGGAAACATGCTAGAATGTGGGTGGTTGTCCGAATTCCTTTTTGGTTAGCGGTCTCTTTGCTATAATGAAAGTAATGTGGAATTCAATTGGCGGTGATTAGAAATGGCATTTGATGGAATTGTAACGAAGGCTGTCACGGAAAGCCTGCAAGAAACGCTTGTAAGTGGACGAATTACAAAAGTTCACCAACCTTATAAATCTGACTTAGTGATTACGGTTCGGGCGCGCGGAAGAAATCACACATTATTTATTTCCGTAAACTCAAACTTTGCCCGTTTTCACCTTACAAAAGAAAAATATGATAATCCTAAAGAACCACCTATGTTTTGTATGCTTTTAAGAAAGCATTTAGAGGGTGGCATCATTGAAAGAATTGACCAGGATGGACTGGAGCGGATCGTTACGGTCTATGTTAAAGGCCGAAATGAGTTGGGGGACGTATCCGCTAAAAAACTCGTTTTAGAGCTTATGGGACGTCATAGCAACCTCATTTTAGTCGATGATGACGAAGGAATGATTTTAGATAGTATCAAGCATATCCCACCTTCTTTATCAAGCTACCGGACAGTTCTTCCCGGTCAACCTTACAAAGAGCCTCCACACCTAGATAAACTCAATCCACTGGATGCTGACGAACGTTTACTCCTACGTAAGCTCCAGTTTCAAAAAGGAAAGATGGATAAACAAATTCTTGAAAAATTCAGTGGCTTCTCTCCGATGATTATTCAAGAAATTATCCATCAAGCAGGACTCGTCAATCAAACGACACTACCGTCTGCTTTTTTTAAAGTATTGGAACCGGTGAAGCAAAAAAACTATACACCTCAAATTCTATTCGGCAAAAAGCAGGAGTTCTTCTCTGTCTTGAATTTGACACATATCCAAGGAGAAAAGCATTCCTTTAATTCCGTCCACGACATGCTCGATCGTTATTATTACGGCAAAGCACAGCGGGACCGGGTTAGGCAACAGGCTCATGACTTAGAGAAATTATTAAAGAATGAATACAATAAAAATAAAAAGAAAATTAAAAAGCTGGAAAGAACGTTACAGGATTCAGAGAAAGCTAATCGTTTTCAGCGATTCGGGGAACTGCTTACAGCTCATATGCACCTCGTGAACGAAGGAGATGCATATGTAGAAGTGATGGATTATTACGATCTTGATCAGAAAATGGTCACCATTCCCCTCGATCCGCAAAAAAGCCCTTCTGCTAACGCTCAGCACTTTTATAAAAAATACAATAAGCTAAAGAACTCCGTAGCTGTAGTCGAAGAACAGATTGTTAAAGCAACTGAGGAAATGGCGTATTTGGATCAGCTTATTCAGCAAGTGGAAGCAGCCGCTCCAAGTGATTTAGAGGATATCCGCGAAGAGTTGGCAGACGAAGGCTATATTAAAAAACGTCGCGTTGCGAAAAAAAAGAAAAAGACAGACAAACCCCAACCTGAAAAATACCGTTCAAGCGAAGGTATTGACATTTTTGTTGGGAAAAATAATAAACAAAACGAATTTGTAACTAACCGGATGGCACGACAAGATGATACGTGGCTCCATACGAAAGATATTCCCGGTTCTCACGTCGTTATTCGCAGTCAAGACTTTACGGAAGTAACATTACATGAAGCCGCTAACTTAGCTGCCTACTTTAGTAAAGCAAGAAGTTCAGGACAAGTACCTGTGGACTTTACGCTCGTTCGACATGTAAAAAAACCGAGTGGTGCTAAGCCTGGTTATGTCATTTACGATCAGCAAACAACGCTGTTTGTAACACCAAATGAAGAATTAGTCCGAGAATTAAGAGCGAAGTAAGCGAGGCCGGTGGATTTGAAGAAAATGGCTCTTGATAATTAGAGGCTACTCAATAAGTAACATACGCCTACATGGCAAGAGGATATGCTCTTTCTCATGGAGAGAATCTGCAAGGAAATAACTCTTCTTTTGCTAAAAGCCTTGCACTTGATTTTGAGAGAGCCAAGGGGGCTGCTGCAATGGCGGAGACTCCTGCAGGAAAAGCAACAATGGTTTCCTTGCGACGAGGAACCGCAGGAGCAGCAGAAGACCCCGCAGTGAGCACGCCTTTCGCGAATGAGGAGGCTGATGCGTTGCCTGCGGAAAGCGAAGCCATGGAAGCGGCACCCTTTGTATTTGAGTTCTAGAGTTATTCAGCAATCCCTAATTACGTTTCGTGACTAATCAATCACAAAAACGACCTCAGCCAACATCGGCCAGAGGTCGTTTTCTTATTAAGGATATAAATAAAGCTTATTTACTGCCCAGATGCATCATTCAACACTTTAAACTGCGCTTTGACGAGATCGTAGTATTCGCCTTTTTGCTCCATAAGCTCACTGTGATTACCTTGTTCCAAAATGTTACCGTGTTCGAGCACGATAATATTGTCTGCTTCACGAATCGTTGATAGTCTATGCGCAATCATAATAGCGGTACGACCATCTAATAATCGCTTAAGTGCTCTTTGAATGAGTTGTTCCGTTTCGGTATCAATTGAAGCTGTTGCTTCATCTAAAATTAAAATTTGCGGATCAGCTAACAAGGCACGGGCAAAAGAAATCAATTGGCGTTCCCCAACAGATAATACGTTTCCTCGCTCTTCAACCTCGGTTTCATAGCCGTTTTTTAACTGTTGAATGAACTTTTCAGCCCCAACCGTTCGGGCTGCTTCCATGACTTCTTCATCTGTTGCATCAGGCTTACCAAAACGGATATTCTCCATAATCGTACCTGAAAAAATAAACGTGTCTTGTAATACAATACTTACTTTTTGACGTAGGCTGTTGAGTGTTACGTCTCTTAAATCATGACCGTCGATTGTGACCTTTCCTCCTGTCGGGTCGTAAAACCGGCTGATCAAGTTGACGACCGTCGTCTTCCCGCTCCCGGTATGACCAACAAGTGCAACTGTATCGCCACTTTTAATCGAAAGGTTAATGCCGTTTAATGCTTTACGCGCATCATCATAAGAAA encodes the following:
- the remA gene encoding extracellular matrix/biofilm regulator RemA, whose product is MDIKLINIGFGNIVSANRIISIVSPESAPIKRIITDARDRNMLIDATYGRRTRAVIIADSDHVILSAVQPETVAQRVFNKDDVTDE
- a CDS encoding YicC/YloC family endoribonuclease, which produces MLVSMTGYGRSFEENESFSVTVEMRSVNHRFCEINVRMPRQFLMVEDRLKKIIGRYVHRGKVDVFVTVSGDSLVKRKLSVDWHLLLEYRQAFEKMKHTLEEESALFPFDHMLTHEDVVSVEEAEDVTEEIQNLLFNTIEQAANRLHEMRKREGETLFHDLTERASLMQKWTDELRSYAPAVHQQYQEKLTKKVNDFLSGKLEADESRILTEVAVFSEKSDIQEELTRIDSHLKQFFTIIKGDGVVGRKLDFLVQELNREFNTIGSKANDIEISQRVVDLKAELEKVREQVQNIE
- a CDS encoding cation-translocating P-type ATPase: MKWYQMDVDQVEQEIETDLTNGLQDEEAQIRLKQHGLNKLDDGKRTPLFFLFISQFKDFMVLVLLAATLISGLLGEYIDAMTIMFIVLLNGFLGFFQERKAEKSLASLKALSAPQMLVLRGGQWKRIPSHEAVVGDIVKMSAGDRIGADLRLLQSESMYVEESALTGESLSVRKSSEALHTHESLSLGDQENMAFMGTLVTQGNGVGMIVAAGMKTEMGKIAHLLKTTETMETPLQRRLEQLGKVLIAAALLLTSLVVLFGIIQGHDVYTMFLAGVSLAVAAIPEGLPAIVTVALALGVQRMIRRHAIVRKLPAVETLGCATVICSDKTGTLTQNEMTVTTLYSDQTLWEVTGSGFQPDGEFYLGKKKIDPVKEKPLWQLLTFGVLCNNAQLQRKEAERYVLDGDPTEGALLAAALKAGVSQSSLMQSYEIEKEFPFDSSRKMMSVIVKNKKDGSRFIVTKGAPDVVLENTDMLLQNGRKAKMGSYEKEKQFALVEELASRALRTIAIAFRELKAGELPETEGEAEKNLTFIGIQGMIDPPREEVYGAIEECKKAGIKTVMITGDHALTAQAIAQKLGMLPSGGKVMTGSQLAACTVEQLSRVVDDVYVFARVTPEDKLKIVKAFQARDHIVAMTGDGVNDAPAIKAANIGIAMGTTGTDVAKEASSLVLSDDNFKTIKAAIQEGRNIYDNIRKFIRYMLASNVGEILVMLFAMMLGMPLPLVAIQILWINLVTDGLPAMALGMDQAESDVMKRSPRASNESIFARKLGWKVISRGFMIGAVTLFAFWQTYQSSGENLVLAQTVAFATLVMAQLIHVFDCRSEHSVFHRNPFENKYLVGAVLSSIALMLVVIYYPPLQSVFHTVNLSIDHWLLILASASVPTVALAGFQLFHHKERLGRKRSFMIK
- a CDS encoding Rqc2 family fibronectin-binding protein — protein: MAFDGIVTKAVTESLQETLVSGRITKVHQPYKSDLVITVRARGRNHTLFISVNSNFARFHLTKEKYDNPKEPPMFCMLLRKHLEGGIIERIDQDGLERIVTVYVKGRNELGDVSAKKLVLELMGRHSNLILVDDDEGMILDSIKHIPPSLSSYRTVLPGQPYKEPPHLDKLNPLDADERLLLRKLQFQKGKMDKQILEKFSGFSPMIIQEIIHQAGLVNQTTLPSAFFKVLEPVKQKNYTPQILFGKKQEFFSVLNLTHIQGEKHSFNSVHDMLDRYYYGKAQRDRVRQQAHDLEKLLKNEYNKNKKKIKKLERTLQDSEKANRFQRFGELLTAHMHLVNEGDAYVEVMDYYDLDQKMVTIPLDPQKSPSANAQHFYKKYNKLKNSVAVVEEQIVKATEEMAYLDQLIQQVEAAAPSDLEDIREELADEGYIKKRRVAKKKKKTDKPQPEKYRSSEGIDIFVGKNNKQNEFVTNRMARQDDTWLHTKDIPGSHVVIRSQDFTEVTLHEAANLAAYFSKARSSGQVPVDFTLVRHVKKPSGAKPGYVIYDQQTTLFVTPNEELVRELRAK